A segment of the Leptolyngbya sp. NIES-3755 genome:
TGGGAAAGCCGATCGCGATTCTTTTAGCAACTCCCGAAACAGCCGGATCACTAAACCCTTCTTGTTTTGGATTGATCGAAATCTTGCCTTGTTTTAACAATCGAGGTCCAGCAGTTAGCGAAAACCAATGTTGATTCCATTGGGGTTTGCCTTCAGTTCGGGCTGTCACCATTTCAGGACGGTTGCCGCGACGAATTCCCAAAGTCGTGCCGTAGTTCTCCCAAGGGCTGTACTTTAGAACGCGCCCACCTGCAACCATATTGCCCATGACGCGCTTTTGGTCGTCCATGCTGAAGAAGGTTCCACTTGCAGTTAAAGCGGCTCTGTGGCGGCGTACCATTGCTTCAAAGGGTTCATCCCCGCGTGTCGATCGAGCACTGTTCGCTTGAGTTGCTTGATTGGCAAGACCGATACTAATAAAGGTTTTTGGGTCAGTTAAATCGATCGTGGCAAGTCGAATCGGGACTCCTGCGATCGTGCGTTCCACCACTGAGATCGGACGAGCAATTTTAGCGCGTTCCGCAACTTCAACCGCGATCGGAACCGCGACAGGTTCGGGCGCAACCGACAGTCGGGGAAAGAGAATTGCACAAGTAAAGAGCGTACAAGTCGCTGTAACTGAGAAGCTACCGGGAACAGACGACAACCAACGGATCATGCAGCGTTTTCGATGAGAAACTCTGTCAATCATGCCTTGCTGATGTATTTTTCAAAAATTGATTAAAAATACGTAATATCTCCTAGCAAAAGTCTTCCCATCGGTAGAGGAAGAAATGTTGCTTTCTCCACACATGAGATTATTCTCCATAGAAATACGGATTTGACCGAGAAATTGCATCCCGGTTCAGCAAAAGTTTATCGATCGATAAAGTTGCAATCAAAACAAGGTCATGACAATTACACCAAACACCATGATGGCTGCTCCAAGTAGTCGTTCTCGTAATCCTCGTTCGTGAAACAAGAAATGTCCAAATAGAACGCTGATCAAGGCACTCATTCGCTTAATCGCAATCACTTGAGTGACTAAGGTGTAAGTGACAGCAATCATTTGAAAGGTAATTGCGATCGCATGAAAGAACCCAATCAGCATCAATGGTTTGAGGTTCGGCAGAATTTGATGGAACTTGCGGCGGGAATTGAACACTGCGATCGGGAACATTCCGACAGCGAGATAGCTATACAACGCAGTAGACCAAAACAATGGCGAGGAATGTACAACCCCAATTTTGTCAAAGTTCGAGGTAATGCTCCAGATAAAAGCAACCATTAACATGAATCGACTCCCTTGATTGCGAACCAGTGCTCTTAGCGGTGCAAAGTAACCATTCTTGCGTTCTCGTAAGTTCAGCACATAAGAGCCAATAACAATTAAAAGAATCCCGATCGCATCTGCACCCGTTGGATTCTCATGCACAATCAGTGGCGAAGTGACTAAAAGAAAGAGCGGTGTCAAAGTCACTAACGGAACTGTTAAAGACAGATCTGCAACTTGTAGAGCACGAACATAGAGAATGAATGAAACAACATTCAAGCTACCTCCGATGAATAATGCTATCCAAAACTGAGGTTCTATCTTTGGAACTCCACTTAGTAAGAGTAACGGAACGAGAAAGATCACAGCAAAAATATTTGCAACCCAAGCCACGATATACACATCGAGATTTTTGAGACTGTGCTTACTGGAAACGTCCTTCAAAGACTCGAAAAAAGCCGTTAAAATTGCAAATGCTAACCAAATCATGAGAATCCCGTGGTTTCTTCTTTTCCGACGATTCGCTTTCTCCAACAGCCCACTTCTGAAGCTTGGGTCGATCAGGCATTGGCAAACCTAGATACCATTCTGCTTGATCATTCTCACTGTGAGCGTAAAGCCGCAGGAGTCGCACTGAATCTAATGTTTCGTTATCCTTCGAGTGCGAAATTGGTGCGAATGTTAACAGCGATCGCGCAAGAAGAGTTAGAACACTTTGAGCAAGTAAACCAGATTTTAGAGCGGCGGTCTATCCCTCTCGCGCCACTTGCTCCCCCGCCGTATGGGGCAAGCCTGAATAAACAGATCCGCGTCCGAGAACCCGATCGTATGTTAGATTCGCTGCTAGTTTCAGGACTCATCGAGGCTCGAAGTCATGAGCGTTTAGGACTATTGGCAGAGCATTGTGACGATCGAGAATTGGCAAAATTTTATCGAGCATTGATGGCATCCGAAGCGCGACACTATGGCGTGTATTGGACATTGGCAGACACTTACTTTGAGCGATCGCAGATGAATCAACGCTTGGAAGAATTAGGCGCGATCGAGAGCGAGATCCTTTCTACGCTTTATCCTCAACCGAGAATTCATAGCTAATGCAATATCAAGATTTCCTGATCCGTAGTTGGCAGCCGCTCGATCGACAAACTGCTTTTAATTTGATTGGGTCGGTATTGGCAGAATATGGATTGAAACAAGAACCGAAAGGAGCCGATCGAGATGTTCTGGAAGTGGAAGAGTTTTATCAGAAGAAAAATGGCGAATTTTGGGTGATTGAGCGCGATCGCAAATTAGTCGGAACAGGTGCTTATTATCCGATTTCACGCGGTGAGAATGCTGTTGAAATTCGCAAGATGTATTTATTACCCGAAGCGCGAGGAGTTGGACTTGGAAAGTTTTTACTCAAAGAATTGGAAAACGCGATCGCGAAAAAAGGCTTTAATCAAATCTGGATCGAGACTGCCAGCGTTCTTAAAGAAGCCGTACAACTGTATGAACGTTACGGATATCAGCCGAGTACTGGAGTTGAAACATTGAGATGCGACAAAGTTTATGTAAAATACTTGGTCTAAGGAACTCACATCTTTGATCGATTGGATCACACCTTATGCAAACGTCCCGTGAATCGTTCCGCAAGTTTCCGCAACCGCTCGATCGAATCGCGATCGGGTTAATGCTTGTTCTCATCGTGCTCATCGGAATATTACTGCTCAGCGGCGATCGCAGTGCTCCGAGAGTTCGAGAATTTAACTGGGAAGGAAAGCAAATTGGATCAGACGATCGCGCTTTTCTGCTTACGTTCAGTCGTCCAATGGATCACCCAAGCGTTGAGCAAAATTTGAAGATTCAGCCCGATTTGAAAGGAAGAATTAGCTGGGCAGGACGACGAATGGCGTATACGCTCGATCAGCCTGCACCGTATGGAACAGAATTTACGGTAACGCTGACCAATGCGCGAGATCGATTCAGCAAAGAAGGCGCGAATCATGGGATCTTGAGAGATTTCAATCAGAAATTTAAGAGCCGCGATCGCGTTTTTGCATTCATTGGAGCCGAAGGAAATGAAGCAGGGCGACTGATTCTCTACAACTTGACTCAGCAAGATAAAAAGATTCTCACACCAGAAAATCTTGCGGTGATGGATTTTAGAACTTATCCAAGCAATGACAAGATTGTATTTAGTGCGGTTGAGCGTACCAATCCACCGCAATCTTTAGCCGAACAGAAACTCTACACGGTTACAACGGGTATTCAAATCAACGATCCCGCTCAGCTTGGAGATCCATCAACTCCGATCGCTTCTGCTTCTCCGACTCAGCCCGGACAAGTTACGCAAATTTTAGATAGCCGCGACTATCAAAATCTCAGATTCGACTTATCCGGGGATGGTCGATCGATAGTGATTCAGCGATTGAGTCGGCGCGATCCGAATGATGCTGGCGCTTGGTTGATGCGAGATGGACAACCTGCAAAAGCGATCGGCAATCAACAAACCGGCGGCGACTTTTTGATCACACCCGATGGAGAATCGATCGCAGTCGCTCAAGGACAAGGACTGGCAATTCTGCCACTTCAGCCAGAGAGTGAGCAACCCACGAACCCGCTCGACTTTTTGCCCAAGTTTGGAACTGTTCTGAATTTTTCACCGGATGGAACCTCTGCAATCATGGTGAAATTCAACACCGATTACACTCGATCGATGTTTCTCGTTTCGCAAGGCGTTCAAAAAGAAATTGCTAGAATTCCAGGCTCAATTATTAGCGCTGATTTTGATCCAAATGGGAATATCTTGTATTGCTTGTTAACGAATTTAGTTCCAGGCAATACATTTCAAGAACAGCCCTTTCTTGCCGCGATCGATCTCAAAGCTGCACGGGAAGGCAAACCGATGCAACAAACCCTCAGACCGCTCGTTCTCCTGCCAAATCAGCGGGAAATTCAGGTCGATCTCTCACCCGATGGCAAAGCGCTAATTTTCGATCAAACTCAGGCAGACGATCGAGCGAAAGCAGAAGTGAGTCAGGCACTTGCAGGCAGTAAACTCTGGTTGCTTCCGCTCAAAGGCGACCTCGACAACAAAACTCAACCTGAAGAACTGCCTTTCCGGGGATTACACCCGCGATGGTTGCCGTAGTTTAGGTTAACTTAATAGAGGACTTATTTAAGCGACTCGCCTTTTCATGAACATTTTGACCAATCTTCTACCGACTCCTAAAAAGCGCCGTGGCGTTGAAATTAAATCCGATCGAGAAATCGAGATCATGCGGCAGGCTTCTCGCATCGTGGCAACGGTCTTAAAAGAGATCTCTGAACTCGTTGAACCCGGAATGACGACTTGGGATCTCGATGTTCATGCAGAAAAGCGGATTCGCGAAATGGGCGCAACACCGAGCTTTAAGGGCTATCACGGGTTTCCCGCTTCGATTTGTTCGAGCATTAATCATGAAGTGGTTCACGGGATTCCGAATAAGAAAAAGGCGATTCGGGCGGGGGATGTGCTCAAAGTTGATACGGGCGCATTTTATGAAGGATTTCATGGCGATTCCTGTATTACGATCGCCGTTGGTGAAGTTTCTCCAGATGCAGCAAAACTGATTCACGTTGCAGAGCAAGCCCTCTACAAAGGAATTGAGCAAGTTCGAGCAGGTGCGTTTCTGTTGGAATTGGCAGGCGCAATTCAAGATTATGTCGAGTCAAACGGCTGCAAAGTTGTTGAAGATTTTACGGGGCATGGTGTGGGACGGAATCTGCATGAAGAACCGTCTGTGTTTAACTTCAGAACGTATCAGATGCCGAATGTGAAGCTGAAAGCGGGAATGACTTTAGCGATCGAGCCAATTGTTAACGCTGGCTCAAAAAATACGCGAATTTTGCCCGATCGCTGGACGGCTGTAACGGTAGATCGATCGCTGTCTGCACAGTTTGAACATACGGTGTTAGTCACCGAAACTGGGTATGAAATCTTAACCGATCGCACCCTAGTTTAAGGCAATTGGAATGGTCAGGATAAACTCTGTTCCTTTTTCGGGAATGGAGTTTATTTTGATCGAACCTTGATGTTTTTCAACAATAATTTGATGAGCAATCGTCATTCCTAATCCCGTTCCTTTCCCTACTGATTTTGTTGTAAATAAGTGCTCAAATACTTTTTGTTTAACGGTCTCTGACATGCCGATGCCATTATCTTTGATTCGGATCTCGATCAACTCCCCATTCAAGTTCGTTTGAATCTCGATCTGATTCGGATCAGTTGCCACATCTTCACGAGCTTCAATCGCATCGATCGCATTTGCCAAAATATTCATGAATACCTGATTCAACTGTCCCGCGTAACAACTCACTTGCGGAATGTCGCCATAGTTGCGAATCACCTGAATTTCTGGACGGTGTTGAGTCGTTTTTAGACGATGTTTCAAAATGAGCAGCGTACTATCAAGACCTTCGTGGAGATTAAACAAAACTGGACGATCGCTATCTGAGCGCGAGAACGTTCGCAAACTTGTACTCAGGCTCTCAATACGATCGCACCCGACTTGCATTGCACCTAATATTTTTGGCAAATCGACCAGCAAAAACTCTAAATCAATCTCTTCAGCATGAGCTTCAATTTCTTCAGAAGAAGCATGAGATTGATACAAATGCAAATGTTCGATTAACTCTTGAAGTCCGCGCTGAGCATTGAAAATATTCGTGCTGACGCAACCCAGCGGATTGTTAATTTCATGAGCCACACCCGCCACTAATTGCCCTAAAGCAGACATCTTTTCATGTTGAATCAGTTGGAGTTGAGATGCTTGAAGTTCAGTCGCTTTCTCTGTCACCTGAGTCGCTAAATCTTGAGTTAATTGACTGAGTTGTAAGTGTGTTTTGACTCGTGCTAGGACTTCTCGTTCCTGAAATGGTTTCGTGATGTAATCAACTGCACCCAGTTCCAAGGCTTGAACTTTACTGTCGGTATCTGAAAGTGCAGTCATAAAAATCACGGGAATCTCTCGATGAGCAGGCAGTTCTTTCAGCCGACGGCAAGTTTCAAACCCATCCATTCCTGGCATCATCACATCGAGCAAAATCAGATCCGGCGGACGACGATCGATTTGCTGCAAGGCTCGTTCTCCGCTGGTTGCGATCGCAATTTTGAATCCTGCATCATTCAGCGTCTCTGAGATCACATCTAAATTGGTGGGTGTGTCATCGACAATCAAAATCGTATTCATGATGCAGCACTGT
Coding sequences within it:
- a CDS encoding Tat pathway signal sequence domain protein (similar to AA sequence:cyanobase_aa:LBDG_48130), which codes for MIDRVSHRKRCMIRWLSSVPGSFSVTATCTLFTCAILFPRLSVAPEPVAVPIAVEVAERAKIARPISVVERTIAGVPIRLATIDLTDPKTFISIGLANQATQANSARSTRGDEPFEAMVRRHRAALTASGTFFSMDDQKRVMGNMVAGGRVLKYSPWENYGTTLGIRRGNRPEMVTARTEGKPQWNQHWFSLTAGPRLLKQGKISINPKQEGFSDPAVSGVAKRIAIGFPKNGDRLYLVTFHKPITLEKEAAIMRSIGAHEAMNLDGGTSVALALGNRIVQPAGRELTNVITVYDSRFPAPDELKRSWYEFQRNNPVALQFK
- a CDS encoding hypothetical protein (Integral membrane protein DUF6;~similar to AA sequence:cyanobase_aa:LBDG_43800) — translated: MIWLAFAILTAFFESLKDVSSKHSLKNLDVYIVAWVANIFAVIFLVPLLLLSGVPKIEPQFWIALFIGGSLNVVSFILYVRALQVADLSLTVPLVTLTPLFLLVTSPLIVHENPTGADAIGILLIVIGSYVLNLRERKNGYFAPLRALVRNQGSRFMLMVAFIWSITSNFDKIGVVHSSPLFWSTALYSYLAVGMFPIAVFNSRRKFHQILPNLKPLMLIGFFHAIAITFQMIAVTYTLVTQVIAIKRMSALISVLFGHFLFHERGLRERLLGAAIMVFGVIVMTLF
- a CDS encoding tRNA-hydroxylase (similar to AA sequence:cyanobase_aa:LBDG_43790), with amino-acid sequence MVSSFPTIRFLQQPTSEAWVDQALANLDTILLDHSHCERKAAGVALNLMFRYPSSAKLVRMLTAIAQEELEHFEQVNQILERRSIPLAPLAPPPYGASLNKQIRVREPDRMLDSLLVSGLIEARSHERLGLLAEHCDDRELAKFYRALMASEARHYGVYWTLADTYFERSQMNQRLEELGAIESEILSTLYPQPRIHS
- a CDS encoding acetyltransferase, GNAT family (similar to AA sequence:cyanobase_aa:LBDG_43780), which codes for MQYQDFLIRSWQPLDRQTAFNLIGSVLAEYGLKQEPKGADRDVLEVEEFYQKKNGEFWVIERDRKLVGTGAYYPISRGENAVEIRKMYLLPEARGVGLGKFLLKELENAIAKKGFNQIWIETASVLKEAVQLYERYGYQPSTGVETLRCDKVYVKYLV
- a CDS encoding hypothetical protein (hypothetical protein MC7420_7840;~similar to AA sequence:cyanobase_aa:LBDG_43220), whose amino-acid sequence is MQTSRESFRKFPQPLDRIAIGLMLVLIVLIGILLLSGDRSAPRVREFNWEGKQIGSDDRAFLLTFSRPMDHPSVEQNLKIQPDLKGRISWAGRRMAYTLDQPAPYGTEFTVTLTNARDRFSKEGANHGILRDFNQKFKSRDRVFAFIGAEGNEAGRLILYNLTQQDKKILTPENLAVMDFRTYPSNDKIVFSAVERTNPPQSLAEQKLYTVTTGIQINDPAQLGDPSTPIASASPTQPGQVTQILDSRDYQNLRFDLSGDGRSIVIQRLSRRDPNDAGAWLMRDGQPAKAIGNQQTGGDFLITPDGESIAVAQGQGLAILPLQPESEQPTNPLDFLPKFGTVLNFSPDGTSAIMVKFNTDYTRSMFLVSQGVQKEIARIPGSIISADFDPNGNILYCLLTNLVPGNTFQEQPFLAAIDLKAAREGKPMQQTLRPLVLLPNQREIQVDLSPDGKALIFDQTQADDRAKAEVSQALAGSKLWLLPLKGDLDNKTQPEELPFRGLHPRWLP
- a CDS encoding methionine aminopeptidase, type I (similar to AA sequence:cyanobase_aa:LBDG_43230) translates to MNILTNLLPTPKKRRGVEIKSDREIEIMRQASRIVATVLKEISELVEPGMTTWDLDVHAEKRIREMGATPSFKGYHGFPASICSSINHEVVHGIPNKKKAIRAGDVLKVDTGAFYEGFHGDSCITIAVGEVSPDAAKLIHVAEQALYKGIEQVRAGAFLLELAGAIQDYVESNGCKVVEDFTGHGVGRNLHEEPSVFNFRTYQMPNVKLKAGMTLAIEPIVNAGSKNTRILPDRWTAVTVDRSLSAQFEHTVLVTETGYEILTDRTLV
- a CDS encoding two-component hybrid sensor and regulator (similar to AA sequence:cyanobase_aa:all0637), translating into MNTILIVDDTPTNLDVISETLNDAGFKIAIATSGERALQQIDRRPPDLILLDVMMPGMDGFETCRRLKELPAHREIPVIFMTALSDTDSKVQALELGAVDYITKPFQEREVLARVKTHLQLSQLTQDLATQVTEKATELQASQLQLIQHEKMSALGQLVAGVAHEINNPLGCVSTNIFNAQRGLQELIEHLHLYQSHASSEEIEAHAEEIDLEFLLVDLPKILGAMQVGCDRIESLSTSLRTFSRSDSDRPVLFNLHEGLDSTLLILKHRLKTTQHRPEIQVIRNYGDIPQVSCYAGQLNQVFMNILANAIDAIEAREDVATDPNQIEIQTNLNGELIEIRIKDNGIGMSETVKQKVFEHLFTTKSVGKGTGLGMTIAHQIIVEKHQGSIKINSIPEKGTEFILTIPIALN